The Chthoniobacterales bacterium genome window below encodes:
- the leuD gene encoding 3-isopropylmalate dehydratase small subunit, producing the protein MALEKITQVAGTAIYVPGDDIDTDRIIPARFMKCVTFDGLGEFAFIDVRVDPTTGEKTDHPLNDPRFAGASILLSGSNFGCGSSREHAPQALYRYGFRAIIAESFAEIFFGNSTTLGIPCMVMSQADIAAVAALVEADPAAEVTVDVTEGKVSIADMDFKAAVPPQAREVLIAGKWDAIADLLEAVPAVKDTAAKLPYMQTA; encoded by the coding sequence CGACACCGACCGCATCATCCCCGCGCGTTTCATGAAATGCGTCACGTTCGACGGTCTCGGCGAATTCGCATTCATCGACGTCCGCGTCGATCCCACCACCGGCGAAAAGACCGACCACCCGCTCAACGATCCCCGCTTCGCCGGCGCCAGCATCCTGCTCTCCGGCTCGAACTTCGGCTGCGGCAGCTCGCGTGAGCACGCCCCGCAGGCCCTCTACCGCTACGGCTTCCGCGCCATCATCGCCGAGAGCTTTGCGGAAATCTTCTTCGGCAACTCCACCACGCTCGGCATTCCCTGCATGGTCATGAGCCAGGCCGACATCGCCGCCGTTGCCGCGCTCGTCGAGGCCGACCCTGCCGCCGAGGTCACCGTCGACGTCACCGAGGGCAAGGTCTCGATCGCCGACATGGACTTCAAGGCCGCCGTCCCGCCGCAGGCTCGCGAAGTCCTGATCGCCGGCAAATGGGACGCCATCGCCGATTTGCTCGAGGCCGTGCCCGCGGTGAAGGACACCGCCGCGAAGCTGCCTTACATGCAGACGGCGTAA
- a CDS encoding TIGR01458 family HAD-type hydrolase, with the protein MEALRGVRGLVIDLDGTLYVGDEILPGVREALKRLREAGLPLRFLTNTTSKPLAMIVAHLEELGLAIDADDIFTAPRVAAAVLREHRVKRAHFLLKAPVLADMEGIDAVDDGAAAVVVGDLGADFTAERLNRAFQLLLAGADFYALAENRMYRAAEGMRLDVGAFVRALEYGSRREATLLGKPARAFFETAVAALGVPLDAVASVGDDLEGDVGGGQGAGLRGVLVRTGKFREEDLRSAKVSPDVMIDSFADLPAALGL; encoded by the coding sequence ATGGAGGCGCTGCGGGGAGTGCGGGGGCTGGTGATCGATCTCGACGGCACGCTGTATGTCGGCGACGAGATCTTGCCCGGGGTGCGTGAAGCGTTGAAGCGGTTGCGCGAGGCGGGGCTGCCCCTGCGATTTCTCACGAATACGACCAGCAAGCCACTCGCGATGATCGTGGCCCATCTCGAGGAATTGGGACTCGCGATTGATGCGGACGATATCTTCACGGCGCCACGGGTCGCGGCTGCGGTGCTGCGTGAGCACAGGGTGAAGCGGGCGCATTTCCTGCTGAAGGCGCCCGTGCTGGCGGACATGGAGGGGATCGACGCCGTGGATGATGGCGCGGCGGCGGTTGTGGTGGGGGATCTCGGCGCGGATTTTACGGCGGAGAGATTGAATCGCGCCTTCCAGCTGCTCCTCGCGGGAGCGGATTTTTACGCGCTGGCGGAGAATCGAATGTATCGCGCGGCCGAGGGAATGCGTCTCGACGTCGGGGCGTTTGTGCGGGCGCTGGAATACGGGAGCCGTCGCGAGGCGACGTTGCTCGGCAAGCCGGCGCGCGCGTTTTTCGAGACGGCGGTGGCGGCCCTGGGAGTGCCTCTGGACGCCGTGGCTTCGGTCGGGGATGACCTCGAGGGCGATGTGGGAGGCGGGCAGGGCGCGGGTCTGCGTGGCGTGCTCGTGCGCACGGGAAAATTTCGCGAGGAAGACCTGCGCTCGGCGAAGGTCTCCCCGGATGTCATGATCGACTCGTTTGCCGATCTGCCGGCGGCGCTGGGATTGTGA